A single window of Nicotiana tomentosiformis chromosome 1, ASM39032v3, whole genome shotgun sequence DNA harbors:
- the LOC104099580 gene encoding LOB domain-containing protein 19-like, giving the protein MSSGPCGACKYLRRKCVKGCIFAPYFDTEQGFAHFAAVHKVFGASNASKLLLSIPANKRLETVITLCYEALARVRDPVYGSVAHIFTLQQQVVTLQAELAYVQARLSTLQSASTEVAASYSNILSVSMDPLFDTTVLHHVLDQQLDNCDLHSVARDFDSRH; this is encoded by the exons ATGAGCAGTGGGCCGTGTGGTGCATGCAAATATCTTAGAAGGAAGTGCGTAAAGGGTTGCATATTTGCACCTTATTTTGACACAGAACAAGGTTTTGCTCACTTTGCTGCTGTACACAAGGTGTTTGGAGCTAGCAATGCCTCCAAGTTATTGCTTAGCATTCCGGCAAACAAGCGTCTCGAAACTGTTATTACACTCTGCTATGAGGCTCTTGCTAGAGTTAGAGACCCTGTTTATGGCTCTGTTGCTCACATCTTCACTCTTCAACAACAG GTTGTGACATTGCAAGCAGAGTTAGCTTATGTTCAAGCCCGTCTTTCTACCCTGCAATCTGCTTCTACAGAAGTGGCAGCAAGTTATTCTAACATATTATCGGTGTCTATGGATCCTTTGTTCGATACAACAGTTTTGCATCATGTGTTGGATCAACAACTGGACAACTGTGACCTCCATTCTGTAGCTAGAGATTTCGACTCTAGACACTAA